The Helicobacter canis genomic sequence AAGACACTTTCGCACCATTGATAGTGATAGAGCTATTTTCTTTAGTAGGGATTACACTATTGATCATTTGCGCATTTTTATAGCTTACCCATATTCCTTGATTTTCTGTAAGCCCAAAGGCATCGCCATCTTGGTTGAAGAGTGCGCCCATATCTTCTTGCATTTGTGTGAGATTCCCAGCAGAATCATACAAAGGATTGATCCCATCAGCAGGCGTTTTGGTCGTAGAATCTAGCGCGTAGATATTGGCATTTTGGTCAGTGTGTCGCCCGGCGTTGAGATTGGCGCGGAGCTTGATATTAGTCGAAGATCGCGCAGGCATTACCATATTTGGGTCAATTTGGATATTGCGGATAGGTCCTGTGCTATCGATGTGGTAGAACTCCTGCTCACTCATTTTTGAGGCATTTTTCAAGTCATCTTTGAGCCAGCCTTGCACGACATAGCCGCCTGTTGTTACAAGATTGCCATCTGCATCAAAGAGAAAGCTCCCATCGCGCGTATAATTAAGCGTAATGCCCTTATCTGGCGAGATGACAAAAAAGCCTTCCCCCTCAATTGCCATATCGGTTTTGACATCGGTGTTTTGCGTGCTTCCTTGGGAGAACACCTTTGTCGTGGCGTTAATCCCAACTCCTAGCCCCACAGAGAAGTCATTTTGCCCTCCAAGCCCTGTTTTATAAGGGGCAGTGGCGATAAGCTTTGTTTGAGAAAGCATATCGACAAATGATGCGCGAGAGTATTTAAACCCAACCGTATTGACATTGGCAATGTTATTGCTCTCAATATCTAGCGCGATTTGATGCGCCTGCATACCGCTTACACCTGACCATAGTGATCGTAGCATTGTCGTCCTTTGTGGTGAATTTGCCTAAGATCTAAGCAAAAGCTATGCCAAAGTAGAAAATAGAGTGCTTATAAAATGATTTTTATGAAAGCGAGCTTTACTTTATGTTTCTCAATGCTAAAAATGCTTTGCAAGATTAAAAGCGCGTTTGCGTGCTTGTGGTTGTCAATGCAACGGTAAAGGGGCTTGGAGAAGAATATCAAATGATTGATTATCTCATTAAAAAGCTAGGTGATACTAAGCGTATTTTGATAGCTCTTAATAAATGCGATTGTGTTGTAAGTGAGCGGTATTTTGATAGAGCAAATAACAAATTGGGCAAAGAGCAAGAAGAGTATTTAGCAAAGCAAGTAGCAGATTTAAGAAAACGCATTAAAGAAAGCACTGGATTGGAGCTGACAGAGAATGATGTAGTGTGTTATAGTGCTGGATTTTATGATGAAAATACACAAAAGCAAGATGAGCCATATAATATTATGAGACTTGAAGAAAGCATTATAAGCAAGCTTCCAAAGCAAAAGCGTATTGTGCAACAAGTCGAAGAGAGTGCATATATCACAAACCACAATAAAGAGGGGTCATTTTGGGAGAGCGCAGTGGAGTTTGTTGAGACGGCGGTTGATATACTGCCATTGCCAGCCGCAATAAAGACAATTACAAAAGCAGGGCTAAAAGCATTAAAATCTTGGCTTTTTAAATAGCTTGCTACTTTGGCTTGTGAAAGCAAGCCAGTATAGCTTAATACTTACTCCATACCACATATACCACTTAACTTATGCTAGAATCCACTTTTTAATTTTCTAAGGAGTTTCAATGCTAAACAAAAAGATTCTAGTAACTGGAGGGGCTGGGTTTTTAGGCTCACATTTATGCGAAAGACTACTTGATCGCGGTGATGAAGTGCTGTGTGTGGATAATCTTTTCACCGGCACAAAGCAAAATATTATGCACCTTTTGCAAAACCCTAGATTTGAATTTATGCGACACGATGTAACTTTCCCTTTGTATGTGGAGGTTGATGAGATTTATAACCTTGCTTGTCCAGCAAGCCCTGTGCATTATCAGTTTGACCCTGTGCAAACGACTAAAACTTCTGTAATGGGGGCAATCAATATGCTAGGGCTTGCTAAACGCGTGAAAGCTAAGATTTTACAAGCTTCCACAAGCGAAGTCTATGGCGATCCTGAAATCCACCCGCAAGTAGAATCCTATAAAGGCTCTGTCAATCCTATCGGCATAAGGGCGTGCTATGACGAGGGCAAGAGATGTGCGGAGACGCTGTTTTTTGACTATCAAAGGCAGCATAACCTAAACATTAAGGTAATGCGAATTTTCAATACCTATGGTCCTAGAATGCACCCAAATGATGGGCGTGTGGTGAGTAACTTTATCATTCAGGCTTTGCGTGGGGAGGACATTACCATTTATGGCGATGGGAGTCAAACGCGAAGCTTTTGCTATGTAGATGATTTGATTAGTGGAATGGTGTCCCTTATGGATAGCAAAGATGGATTCTATGGACCGGTAAATATCGGCAATCCGCACGAATTTAGTATGCTAGAGCTTGCCAAAAATGTGCTTGAGCTCACAGAATCTAAATCAAAGCTTGTATTTCTACCCCTGCCACAAGATGATCCCAAGCAACGCCAACCAGACATAACCCTAGCCAAAAAAGAGCTAAATTTTAGCCCAAAAGTGCAGCTAAGAGAAGGGCTAGAAAAGACGATAGCATACTTCAAAGGATTACAATAGTGCAGCAATTTATCCGCAATTTTTCTATCATCGCCCACATTGATCACGGCAAATCCACGCTCGCAGATAGGATTATCCAAGAGTGCGGGGCAGTGAGTGAGCGCGAGATGACCGCGCAAATTATGGACACTATGGATATAGAAAAGGAGCGTGGGATCACTATCAAAGCCCAATCTGTGCGCTTGCGCTATGTCTATCAAGGACAGGAATATATCCTAAATCTCATCGACACGCCCGGACATGTGGATTTCAGCTATGAAGTCTCGCGCTCTCTTAGCTCCTGTGAGGGGGCATTACTAGTGGTTGATGCCACGCAAGGCGTAGAAGCCCAGACCATTGCCAATGTCTATATCGCCCTTGATAATAACCTAGAAATCATCCCAGTGGTCAATAAAATCGATCTCCCAGCAGCCGATGTGCCAAAGGTGTGTAGCGAGATTGAAGAAAGCATAGGGCTTGAGTGCTCTAATGCCATAAGCGTGAGTGCCAAAAGCGGCATAGGCATAGCCGAGCTACTAGAATCCATTGTGCGTAAAATCCCTGCCCCAAATGGCGAGCCAAACGCCCCTACAAAGGCTCTCATCTATGATAGCTGGTTTGACAACTACCTAGGCGCGCTAGCTCTCGTGCGGCTAAAGGACGGCAGCCTAACAAAAGGGCAGAGCGTGCTTGTGATGAGTAGCCAAAAGTCCTATGAAATCCTAGGGCTCTACTATCCTCACCCTGTGCAGAAAATCCCTACAAATCGCATTGAGTGCGGCGAGATAGGGATCATATCGCTTGGGGTAAAGTCCCTAACCGATCTAGCAGTAGGCGATACGATCACTGATGCGCAAACACCCATAAGTGAGCCAATAGAGGGCTTTAAACCTGCCAAGCCCTTTGTCTTTGCTGGAATCTATCCCATTGAGACAGATAAATTTGAAGAGCTGCGCGAAGCATTGAAAAAGCTTAAGCTCAATGACTCTGCCCTAAGCTTTGAGCCAGAGACTTCTGTCGCGCTGGGCTATGGATTTCGCGTGGGGTTTTTGGGGCTTTTGCATATGGAGGTGGTCAAAGAGCGGCTGGAGAGGGAGTTTGGGCTAAGTCTCATCGCCACTGCGCCAACGGTGGTGTATGAGGTCTATCTCACTGATGGCTCTATGATAGAAGTGCAAAATCCAAGCGAGCTGCCAGAAGTGCAAAAAATCGATCACATCAAAGAGCCTTATGTCCGTGCTAGTATCATCACGCCAAGTGAGTTTGTGGGCAATATCATCACGCTTTTAGCAAATCGCCGTGGTGTGCAGGAGAAAATGGACTATATCACGCAAGATCGTGTGCTGCTAGAATACGCGCTTCCTAGCAATGAGATTGTAATGGATTTTTATGACAAGCTAAAATCCTGCACGAAAGGCTATGCGAGCTTTGATTATGAGCCTATCGAGTATAGGAGCGGGGATTTGGTGCGGCTTGATATACGCGTAGCAGGCGAGATTGTCGATGCGCTCTCAATCATTGTGGAAAAATCCAAAGCCTATGAAAAGGGGCGAGCATTAGTGGAGTCTATGAAAGATCTTATCCCGCGCCAGCTCTTTGAAGTAGCGATCCAAGCGAGCATTGGCTCAAAGATTATCGCGCGCGAGAGTGTGCGATCTGTGGGCAA encodes the following:
- a CDS encoding UDP-glucuronic acid decarboxylase family protein, encoding MLNKKILVTGGAGFLGSHLCERLLDRGDEVLCVDNLFTGTKQNIMHLLQNPRFEFMRHDVTFPLYVEVDEIYNLACPASPVHYQFDPVQTTKTSVMGAINMLGLAKRVKAKILQASTSEVYGDPEIHPQVESYKGSVNPIGIRACYDEGKRCAETLFFDYQRQHNLNIKVMRIFNTYGPRMHPNDGRVVSNFIIQALRGEDITIYGDGSQTRSFCYVDDLISGMVSLMDSKDGFYGPVNIGNPHEFSMLELAKNVLELTESKSKLVFLPLPQDDPKQRQPDITLAKKELNFSPKVQLREGLEKTIAYFKGLQ
- the lepA gene encoding translation elongation factor 4, producing the protein MQQFIRNFSIIAHIDHGKSTLADRIIQECGAVSEREMTAQIMDTMDIEKERGITIKAQSVRLRYVYQGQEYILNLIDTPGHVDFSYEVSRSLSSCEGALLVVDATQGVEAQTIANVYIALDNNLEIIPVVNKIDLPAADVPKVCSEIEESIGLECSNAISVSAKSGIGIAELLESIVRKIPAPNGEPNAPTKALIYDSWFDNYLGALALVRLKDGSLTKGQSVLVMSSQKSYEILGLYYPHPVQKIPTNRIECGEIGIISLGVKSLTDLAVGDTITDAQTPISEPIEGFKPAKPFVFAGIYPIETDKFEELREALKKLKLNDSALSFEPETSVALGYGFRVGFLGLLHMEVVKERLEREFGLSLIATAPTVVYEVYLTDGSMIEVQNPSELPEVQKIDHIKEPYVRASIITPSEFVGNIITLLANRRGVQEKMDYITQDRVLLEYALPSNEIVMDFYDKLKSCTKGYASFDYEPIEYRSGDLVRLDIRVAGEIVDALSIIVEKSKAYEKGRALVESMKDLIPRQLFEVAIQASIGSKIIARESVRSVGKNVTAKCYGGDITRKRKLLEKQKEGKKRLKSIGKVDLPQEAFLAVLKID